A genomic stretch from Gorilla gorilla gorilla isolate KB3781 chromosome 20, NHGRI_mGorGor1-v2.1_pri, whole genome shotgun sequence includes:
- the OR10H4 gene encoding olfactory receptor 10H4, whose amino-acid sequence MPSQNYSIISEFNLFGFSAFPQHLLPILFLLYLLMFLFTLLGNLLIMATIWIEHRLHTPMYLFLCTLSVSEILFTVAITPHMLADLLSTHHSITFVACANQMFFSFMFGFTHSFLLMVMGYDRYVAICHPLRYNGLMSPHDCAHLVACAWAGGSVMGMMVTTIVFHLTFCGSNVIHHFLCHVLSLLKLACENKTSSVIMGVMLVCVTALIGCLFLNILSYVFIVAAILRIPSAEGRHKTFSTCVSHLTVVVTHYSFASFIYLKPKGLHSMYSDALMATTYTVFTSFLSPIIFSLRNKELKNAINKNFYRKFCPPSS is encoded by the coding sequence ATGCCTAGTCAGAACTATAGCATCATATCTGAATTTAACCTCTTTGGCTTCTCAGCCTTCCCCCAGCACCTCCTGCCCATCTTGTTCCTGCTGTACCTCCTGATGTTCCTGTTCACATTGCTGGGCAACCTTCTCATCATGGCCACAATCTGGATTGAACACAGACTCCACACACCCATGTACCTCTTCTTGTGCACCCTCTCCGTCTCTGAGATTCTGTTCACTGTTGCCATCACCCCTCACATGCTGGCTGATCTGCTTTCCACCCATCATTCCATCACCTTTGTGGCTTGTGCCAACCAGATGttcttctccttcatgtttggCTTCACTCACTCCTTCCTTCTCATGGTCATGGGCTATGATCGCTATGTGGCCATCTGCCACCCACTGCGTTACAATGGGCTCATGAGCCCCCACGACTGTGCCCATCTTGTGGCCTGTGCCTGGGCTGGTGGCTCAGTCATGGGGATGATGGTGACAACGATAGTTTTCCACCTCACTTTCTGTGGGTCTAATGTGATCCACCATTTTCTCTGTCATGTGCTTTCCCTCTTGAAGTTGGCCTGTGAAAACAAGACATCATCTGTCATCATGGGTGTGATGCTGGTGTGTGTCACAGCCCTGATAGGCTGTTTATTCCTCAACATCCTCTCCTATGTCTTCATTGTGGCTGCCATCTTGAGGATTCCCTCTGCCGAAGGCCGGCACAAGACTTTTTCTACGTGTGTATCCCACCTCACTGTGGTGGTCACGCACTATAGTTTTGCCTCCTTTATCTACCTCAAGCCCAAGGGCCTCCATTCTATGTACAGTGACGCCTTGATGGCCACCACCTATACTGTCTTCACCTCCTTCCTTAGCCCAATCATTTTCAGCCTAAGGAACAAGGAGCTGAAGAATGccataaataaaaacttttacagAAAATTCTGTCCTCCAAGTTCCTGA